CTTTTAATAGCGACGACAAGTGGATGCACCTCTTTTCTTCGTGTCTTTGCATCGTTAATTTCGTTCGAGATCTCGTGGTAATTAGAGCTGTCATTAcgcaaaatttttaaattacgaaTTTCTTTGTCGAAAAGTGAAACACCGAATCTCAAAAACAcatttatttttctctaacTTTTTCCATAAGATAAGAAAAAGCTAAATTAATTGTAAGAAGATTTCAATCGACTAAAGTATCGCACGTGTGTTTCGAACGTGGCACGACTCGAACaagctttttaaataaaaaagtacttattaaatacacaatattggcaaagaaaaaagaaggaagaaatagGAATGATTTTTCGAATTGTCCATTCTTAGCTCTCGAAATCTCCCTCTGACAGTTTCGACGTTCTTCTAATTAAAGtttcttaaaattcaaattcgttgACCAAATTCCTAGATCTTAGAACTCTTAGTTGCCTCGTAAGCAAATTACTGTCGCAAACATTCCATCGATTACATCAAACACGTTCCAGAGGTATAAAATTAACTAGGAAACGACATAAATTGCGTTCTCCCTCGTTGCATCTTCCCTGCAGTGCACTGTTAGAAAAtactttcgaataaatttcGACACGATCAAGAGGAATTCGCGGTTTCGGTATGTGAATCACTCCAAAACCCAGACAGCACCGACTCGTGTGTCGTAAAAAGAGTTGGAATTCGTTGGCGCGTCTTATCCGGCTCCTTCGCTCTGCTCCGCTCGACTAATCCAAGGATTCTTTGAATAAAGTATCCCGGGTTTacgatttctttcgcgtaatCCGCTGTCCCGGAGAGAACATCGTCGCCACCAGACAATCGAAAGTTGCAACCTGTACGAATAAGTCACCTCGGCGAAAGTAATGTTACCGGCTGTTTGGACTTTGTGGATTTACAACGTGATCATTATGATCCAATAATTTTCCACGGTATTTTAATGAAACGATACGTCTCTTGGGAGAAAGTAAATCGACCGTCTCAGTTCGTATAACAAAGGACATTTAAGAAAGACACGCGGATCTTTATACTATACATTTTACGCAATAACACACAGGGAAGACGAATAAGACgcgttattcgaaatttattaaagaacACGACGAGTAAATATACGTATTAGGTTGCCCGAAGAacgtctttctttcgcaaacctgtcttttacaacaatgcaccttcgtacaaacgtgaaaacaagtctgtgaaatgtcgccgTTTTTATCTCAACGgaacgaaatggatcgtacgtaattcgacgaaataatataaaacaaaaaccgttgtgcgtctattatttcttcataaaacgaaagaaactttaccGACAACCTGATaagattctttctttcttttctttcgttcatGTTCTGCGAGGGTTGCAAGGGTTTCTCTCGTATCTCCTAGGAACCGAatcagaatgaaataaaataaaacgtacgTGTATCCTTTTCAGAAGATAGAAATCGTAAAGCGAAATCGCAATTTTTTACGAACATAATCAATTACGATACGACAAGATACGCTCGAACCACGTACGTTGCAGCACCTgttcgttgtaacgtacatGGATACGCACGTATTTAAAAGTGACACGTCTCAAGCCCACGGTTAATAGCAAAGTTATCACCGCTACGACCATTTAAACCCTGGAAAGATGTAATACAAGCTAAAAAATAAATGgcaaaaataatatgaaattcgcTTATTCAGTGGCGATCATAAAACGACGAGGCAATCGCGTTTGCCAGCCTTCTTCAGCCTCCGTTATCTTTGCATAAACAAATCTCGCCCCTTGACTATGACATCCGGTACTCGTTCATCTTGGATCACGTTAGTTTATAGCGCTGTTCGCCAGTTCTTACGCTGCTTAGCTATCTTCTACGTTCTACGCGCTAGATATTGCTAAACGAGAGTGGAAGCAAGCGAGCTTGAAACAGGTTCGCATCGTCCATTAGCCTTTACTATTTACCGTCGTAACGAAAACGAACTGGAAAAATCGGCAGAGCGTCCGATATTTCTTCCTGTTCGTCGCGACATCTTTGTACGTTGTTATAGCGGATTGATGTTAGTCAGAAGAATTGTTCGTTATAGCACTGGTCCGTTGTAAAATCGTTCGTTGCGGTACTTCTTACTGTAGTaacctttctcttctttcgttcGTAGCTGCGAGGGTTGCAAGGGCTTTTTCAAGAGGACCGTACGCAAGGACCTGTCGTACGCGTGTCGCGAGGAAAAGTCCTGCATCATCGACAAACGGCAGAGAAATCGATGTCAGTATTGTAGATACCAGAAATGCCTGGCGATGGGCATGAAGAGAGAAGCAGTACAGGAGGAGCGTCAACGTACCAAGGAAAGGGATCAGAGCGAGGTGGAGAGCACCAGTAGCCTGCACTCGGACATGCCGATCGAGCGTATTCTGGAAGCCGAGAAACGAGTCGAGTGCAAAATGGAACAGCAAGGAAATTACGAGGTAAATATTAACGAGAAACGACGGAGAGAAAAAGCGAAAATAGTAAGAGTAGAATTGGAACAGTTCACCACGTCGATTGTCCGgttgagaaattttatttttcgtttgaacGCACTCGACTTTTGCTATACACGACTCGTcctatttttctatctttttttctttctttctttctcttttttttttttttttaattaagaagTTCTCAATTAGTAGTTAGATAAAAACCGCGGTTACGTTTCATTCGGCAATTTACCGAAAACGAACGTGACGGAGAAACTCGTAAGATTGGAACGTCAGTTTTATGCAATGTACGGCTCTCCCGGGACGAAATCAATTTGTTCGTCATTGGACCCTGGACTGGTGATTGAATTAATCTCGTTTGAGGTGTCCTTTATTGGCGATCTGATATGATCGTTTCGTCGTGTAAtgcgaattaaaaaattgatcgaGTTGTGTATGCATCGATGAATAAGCTGGTCGAAATAATCGAGGACAAATAATAACGGTACAGAAGTATTTATCTCGTTAGAATGAATCTATGTAACTTCaaaatcttctcttttttcaacTTTACCAGTATCTTTTTACAGACTCGTTCCGACTCATTTTAATTAGTACGATTCCATCAATTCGTTACCGTCATTTATACCGACAGAAGATAAAGCAATAATTTAATTCCTTGCAAATCAAACGGACGACTATCGTCGATATTGGTCAGTAGCAACTTTGATTTCTATCAATAATTTGCTTTTGGCAAATGCTTTTCTTGGGCTTTCGCTTCTGGCAAAATACGCGTTCCttagagaggaaaaaaaaaaggaaaaagagatacGAATAGTGGATTTCGAGCGTTTTCGAGACATCGTGAAATTTCGGATTTGGATCAACTTGTCAATTGACTGTGAAAACTCAAATAAAGATCGGAATATTTGACTTTGCTACTCGAACGCGAACCGGAAACTGTCCCCAGTTTTTCTCCGGCCACTGTATGAACCGACGACGTTGTGAACTGATTTTCGTGGAATGGTTGCGCGTAGCTGTTCCACGAAACGCTCCTCCGATTAATTCGGCATCTCTTGCAATGCACAGAATGCAGTGTCGCACATTTGCAACGCCACGAACAAACAGCTGTTCCAGCTGGTAGCATGGGCGAAACACATCCCGCATTTTACGTCGTTGCCGCTGGAGGATCAGGTACTTCTGCTCAGGGCCGGCTGGAACGAGTTGCTGATAGCATCCTTTTCCCACCGTTCGATCGACGTGAAGGACGGTATCGTGCTGGCGACGGGGATCACGGTGCACCGAAACTCCGCGCAGCAGGCTGGCGTGGGCACGATATTCGACCGGGTACTTTCCGAGCTTGTATCGAAAATGCGCGAAATGAAGATGGACAGGACGGAGCTTGGTTGCCTGAGGTTGGTAATCGTTACTTTTATATTACGATTATTAATTATCGATTACGATAGATTATAGTAGAACTCCATTCAACTGAACATCGTTCGGGGACCAACAGTTTATACGATTGCTGTTCCTCTGATGTTCTCTGATCTTTTTCGGTATATTACTTTTCATTCGCATAATTAAGAGCTCACGTTCGGCCACAGATTTGATTTCAACCGGCAAAAGTCTAGTTAACCACGGTAAATGGAGTTGTACTGTATATTCGGAAGATGCTTGTTTTACAGTAGCAATGTGAGATGGGATAGAAATAGAAGACACTAAGAAGAGATACTATTCAAGTTCCTCGATTAATCGTTAGTATTATTTTTGTTACTAGTTGATATTTTTATGGATCGTGtctttcaatttatattaaGCGTATCTATAAAGGATCGAAGGAATTGAAAAGTATCGTCCGTATTACGCGTACGATTAAACTTGCTTCTCTATTTTCTCGAGTTTACGTTCATTTATCGAGCAATTAATCACAAACAGATCTATAATACTCTTCAACCCCGAAGTCCGAGGACTAAAATCGATCCAGGAAGTGACCCTGCTCCGCGAGAAGATCTACGCAGCGCTGGAAGGCTATTGTCGCGTAGCCTGGCCCGACGATGCTGGAAGATTCGCGAAATTATTGTTACGTCTGCCGGCCATCCGATCCATCGGATTAAAGTGTCTGGAGTACCTGTTCTTCTTCAAAATGATCGGCGACGTGCCGATCGACGATTTCCTCGTGGAGATGCTAGAGTCACGATCGGACCCTTAGGAGCAAAAGGTGTGCCGCGTCTTGGGGCACACCGATttataaaggaaaaaaataacgGAACATAAAGAAgaacacatatatatgtatatatacatatatataatatatatatgtatgtatatgtatgtataatgtatatgtatgtatatatatatatatatatatatatatatatatgtatgtatgtatacatagatatatatacatagatatatatatagatatatatcaacaagaaaagaaaaaccaaGAACAGCActcaagatatatatatatatatatatatatatatatatatatatgcgtgtgtaagaaaagaaattccCGTTGGTAACTCTAATACGCCTCTCACGATgattaaaaaacgaaaaaagaaaaaaaaaacaaaaagaaaaattgatactCTCACAGAAGTCGAGTAAGGTGGAATTTACttacgtttcttcttcttcacgattttatttatatctgttCTGTAGCGCATTATATTTGATGTAAAGACGATCCTTTTCTTCGATTCGTATCGAGAGCATGCCGGAAGTCGAGCAACGGATAATACACTGCCGGAGAACAAAGAGCCCCGGCGCTTTTTTAAACGATCGattcaatgaaatttccaagCTCTCGAAGTCGCTTATTTATACCTTGGAACGATCTCTCTTTGCATTCTTTAGTCTATGACACAGGTGGAGTATGTGTGTCATGCCATCGTATGTCCGAGCAAAGTTCTCACGCGTGACGATTTCCTACCGGATATTGCCGATCCTTGATTTAGTCTGGGCTTCGATTGCGCTCACGTCGAACTGTTTACTCTCTGCAACCACGTGGAAGTTCCTAAGACGCTGTTTTCTCATGTTTCTACTTACCTTTTTGTTACATCCTCTGTTACAACCTGTGTTATATCTTGTCATCGTTGACGTGTCAGTTTCAATCTGCTTCGCCAGTCTTTCAGAATACATATATAGTTGTACAGACGACACGATTCTCCAACGATCTCCTCCATTTTTGTATGGATTGCGGTCCTCGACGTGGGTGCAATCCGTAATAAGCGTAAGCTTATCGGGTATTTTTACATTCCAACGCTGCCTCGATTCGGATCGTCATTTGAAAGAGCCACGATCGCATctagatatattattattattattattaatattattattattattgtcattattattattattattattattattattattatcattattattattattatacatacttGGATAAAATGGAAACGTTTTACACGTGTGTGCACTATAATacgataatttattgttttgtattttagagtatagaaaaaagaaaataaaacttactaattcattattaattatatatgattatatatattataatatttctttttatatatatatatatatattatatgtatatatatgcagcTTAGGTCTGTAacaagaaatattgaaattgtaACATATGCCGTTACAAAACCGGTGAATAAATAGTGCGCTCGATATATCAAGAATCATTGATTCATACATATTGTTGAAAGATAAACTGAAATGCGAAAGAGGATTTCTTATTAAGGACGATTTTTACTTTTGGTATACAGCGAATTCCATGGAATTTTTCATATAACTcgctaattaatatttcttcgacTTTATTTGATAGCATTCGTTTCGTTCGATAATAATTTCTCATTACTTGATTGCATAATAGCGAACAGTATAAGTAATTCGATAGCATATTGATAATGTACTAAAATTTACTAATTAGTGAAAATTTTCAGTTTTTTTCCTTTGAATTCGATGCATTATGAGatgtaaaatcttaaaaaaagagaaagaaaaaaacattcAGAAGATGCGATGCTTTCAATGTATAGTTTATCATTTAAACGTAGATATATAAGAATTAATTGATCAGTGACAGGACTATGATAAGAACCTTACCGTCGTTGTTAGTAATTCACAAAACACTTTTTATGATTTGAGCTGAAGGATGTAAGAAAATAACAGGATTTTTAACGAAAACATCTATATTTTAGTTTTCTAGATTTTGGATTTTATTGTCTACttttaaatagataaaaagaataatatgaATTGTGATCGATCTAAATTTGTGGCAATAAAGAatccaaatttttatatattttattcttctatcAGTAAGTtaagaaagaatttttaaaaatataaatatatattttataatatatattgaaaCAATCTTGGTGCATTAttcaaaaaatgtataaataaacatttatttatatttttcttttgtaagaTATTTCGAAAGATTTATTCTTTCTAGATTGTAATTCGATTTTAAGATTTTAGAAGAGCGAAAAAGATTTATCTTCTTAGTGTCCTTCAGTTTTAGTCATCTACATAAATTACTATAGTACTCTAGAAATCGTAAGGAATGATCACACTTACttcgataatataaattatgataatattaaaaaattattaaacatatttctatttttgcGTGAATGCTTACGATTGTTAGTTGTTGGTTATTGTTATCTATTTGATGAGAGTTTTTAATGTTATGCATACCATGAGAAAAAACGAAACACATTATTAAATtcccgattttttttttaatattactggAGTTGCTATTCATTTCAAACGCCTGTTATATctaattgtttctttttctttttctatagtTCTCTCGTGCGACACAAAAACACAGGATAAACTTTTTTCATAGTTACTCGATCCAATTTCGACGATTTCGAATAATTTCCAAGAATAAATTCAAACCAAATcacttatatttatatgttttgtATAAGATAGTAAGAAAATCGTATTACAATCTCTGTAATGTCAATTTTCTTGGTGTTTTATAATCCAGGATGTAATGTTCTGTTTCTTTACATCCATACTGGAAATATACATCTCGACCAAAATTACCTCTGAATGAAACGCGTTTTGCGATCACCTCATCTAATTCCTCGATACgtgtaataatagtaataataaatagtaataataaaagaagataAGCAAGTGAAAGACCATTAGGATTGGCGGGCGTGAATGAAGCTACCTGTGAAtgaagtttcatataaatatataaatgttaaaacgATGATAtctatacatacgtataataatatatgaacATATAAGCAGAACTCTTTCACAACAAATAATAATTGAGAACCTCAGTAGCGGTCAGTAGAATAACAAAGATAATGGCAGAATTTTTAATGTCCTATGATTAGACGTATTAAAGGTAAGAGATTCAACATGGTGAATCTTGGAATGTATTGAAGCAAAAAAATCTATCAAATAATAGCATGCTTCTCTAATGAAGTGCTATACACAAATCGTGTACATGATTGTAATCGATGTAAACTTGATGCTTTTGCCATACTTCTTTGAACTATTATAGAAATCGTACGATGCTCAAATTGTATGTAGTGATGTTTTACTTAGTAACAGTGTCCTAGAACGAATGAATGCGGTGCGTTACAAACCTTCTGTACCatcatgaatattaaaataattggaGAATAAATCCTTACGTTAAATTAAGTATGTATATTTTTCGTCGTCATTTGGTACTTAGGAATACTTTCTATGTACCTAATTGTTTAGATggttaacgatatacgtccatgctctgtattttatatttttatatttttcttatactaAAATGAAGATGgatgttattattaaaaattagaaatttagaaTATCAAATCATGGTATATTATGGTAGTATCAAAGAGGTTCCACACGCACCCATTCTGCATAGACCAGTACAAATAAGTTTAATACTAATAGtagtaacgaataaaataattgtttgaCCTTACTGAACTGTAAGGTACATCCCACTTAAAAAAGTAGCAGGTGTCCTACTAAATACTGTACCTTTGACGAACTAAACTAAAAAGCCAGAGTACTAAAAA
This genomic window from Bombus terrestris chromosome 9, iyBomTerr1.2, whole genome shotgun sequence contains:
- the LOC100651492 gene encoding retinoic acid receptor RXR-alpha-B isoform X2, which encodes MMKKEKPMMSVTAIIQGTQARHWSRGNTWLSLDNSNMSMSSVGPQSPLDMKPDTASLINPGNFSPSGPNSPGNLLSTSPSGQNKAAAPYPPNHPLSGSKHLCSICGDRASGKHYGVYSCEGCKGFFKRTVRKDLSYACREEKSCIIDKRQRNRCQYCRYQKCLAMGMKREAVQEERQRTKERDQSEVESTSSLHSDMPIERILEAEKRVECKMEQQGNYENAVSHICNATNKQLFQLVAWAKHIPHFTSLPLEDQVLLLRAGWNELLIASFSHRSIDVKDGIVLATGITVHRNSAQQAGVGTIFDRVLSELVSKMREMKMDRTELGCLRSIILFNPEVRGLKSIQEVTLLREKIYAALEGYCRVAWPDDAGRFAKLLLRLPAIRSIGLKCLEYLFFFKMIGDVPIDDFLVEMLESRSDP
- the LOC100651492 gene encoding retinoic acid receptor RXR-alpha-B isoform X1, coding for MMKKEKPMMSVTAIIQGTQARHWSRGNTWLSLDNSNMSMSSVGPQSPLDMKPDTASLINPGNFSPSGPNSPGSFTAGCHSNLLSTSPSGQNKAAAPYPPNHPLSGSKHLCSICGDRASGKHYGVYSCEGCKGFFKRTVRKDLSYACREEKSCIIDKRQRNRCQYCRYQKCLAMGMKREAVQEERQRTKERDQSEVESTSSLHSDMPIERILEAEKRVECKMEQQGNYENAVSHICNATNKQLFQLVAWAKHIPHFTSLPLEDQVLLLRAGWNELLIASFSHRSIDVKDGIVLATGITVHRNSAQQAGVGTIFDRVLSELVSKMREMKMDRTELGCLRSIILFNPEVRGLKSIQEVTLLREKIYAALEGYCRVAWPDDAGRFAKLLLRLPAIRSIGLKCLEYLFFFKMIGDVPIDDFLVEMLESRSDP
- the LOC100651492 gene encoding retinoic acid receptor RXR-alpha-B isoform X3 — its product is MMKKEKPMMSVTAIIQGTQARHWSRGNTWLSLDNSNMSMSSVGPQSPLDMKPDTASLINPGNFSPSGPNSPGSFTAGCHSNLLSTSPSGQNKAAAPYPPNHPLSGSKHLCSICGDRASGKHYGVYSCEGCKGFFKRTVRKDLSYACREEKSCIIDKRQRNRCQYCRYQKCLAMGMKREAVQEERQRTKERDQSEVESTSSLHSDMPIERILEAEKRVECKMEQQGNYELFQLVAWAKHIPHFTSLPLEDQVLLLRAGWNELLIASFSHRSIDVKDGIVLATGITVHRNSAQQAGVGTIFDRVLSELVSKMREMKMDRTELGCLRSIILFNPEVRGLKSIQEVTLLREKIYAALEGYCRVAWPDDAGRFAKLLLRLPAIRSIGLKCLEYLFFFKMIGDVPIDDFLVEMLESRSDP
- the LOC100651492 gene encoding retinoic acid receptor RXR-alpha-B isoform X4, which encodes MESSERGLSLDNSNMSMSSVGPQSPLDMKPDTASLINPGNFSPSGPNSPGSFTAGCHSNLLSTSPSGQNKAAAPYPPNHPLSGSKHLCSICGDRASGKHYGVYSCEGCKGFFKRTVRKDLSYACREEKSCIIDKRQRNRCQYCRYQKCLAMGMKREAVQEERQRTKERDQSEVESTSSLHSDMPIERILEAEKRVECKMEQQGNYENAVSHICNATNKQLFQLVAWAKHIPHFTSLPLEDQVLLLRAGWNELLIASFSHRSIDVKDGIVLATGITVHRNSAQQAGVGTIFDRVLSELVSKMREMKMDRTELGCLRSIILFNPEVRGLKSIQEVTLLREKIYAALEGYCRVAWPDDAGRFAKLLLRLPAIRSIGLKCLEYLFFFKMIGDVPIDDFLVEMLESRSDP